In Fibrobacter sp. UWH6, the sequence ATCCATACGCCTGGTGATGGTGAGCGATCCTTTTCGGAATCCTCGCCAACCAAGCCAAGAACATCACATAGGCATTCAAGAACCAATCCAAATGCGAGTGGACCACGTCGTAGTGACCATTCCTAAAAATACGGAAGATTGACCACAAATGTTTAATAGGGTGATGCAACTTATCCGGAATCTGGATACAGTTTATTCCAGCCTCATTGAAGCGTTCCAAAATCTGCGGGTTCGGTTCATACTGATAAAGCAAATCAAAATGTATATCACTCATGCGCGAGCAGTAGTTCAGAACCACCTGCTCCGAGCCACCACCCACAATACCGTGGAGAACCTGACATACCTTGATTTGCTTAGCACACATCGCCGGCATCCCTAAAGTTCCAACAACGAACTCCCTTATAGCTCTTGATATTCTCGCCAGAATAAACCAGATGCTTACTCAAGGTTTCAAAACCTGGTAACTTAGAAAGTTTTTCCATATTCTTAAAGAAATCCGAATTAACGGTCGCAGCGGACTTTATTTCAACTCCATTCCAGGCAGTCCCCTGCTTAAAGAGCAAGTCAACTTCAAGCCCAGTCTCAGTTCTAAAATAGAAAAACTCGGTCATCGCATTTTTGTTTAGCGCAGACTTCATAATTTCAAGAACGACCATGTTTTCAAACAAATTGCCAACCAATGGGTCACGAGAAAGTTGTTCTTTGGTTTCTATGCCAAGCAACATAGCAACAAGACCTGTGTCGGTAAAATAGATTTTCGGAGACTTCACGAGACGTTTCCCCAAATTTCCATACCAAGGCCGCAGTTTAAAAATAATGTTGGTTACCTCGAGTAAATTTACCCACTCAACAATGGTTTTATTGGTAACACCAACATCCCCCGCCAATGCAGACGCATTAAAGATTTGCCCCACACGGCCTGCCAACAATTTCACGAAAATTTCGAACTTATCAAAGTCCTTGATTTTCATCAACGAACGAATATCTCGTTCCACATAGGTACGAAAATAATCACGGCAATAAATACCAGGCTCTATGGCATTATCATAAATACGAGGCATGCCACCCCACAACAAAGCCTCGTCACGCCCCTTACTTACGCCAACTCTAGAAAGTTCTCGCAACGACAAAGGCAAGAGTGTCAACAAAGCCGTTCGACCCGCCAAAGATTGAGTTACCCCTTCCATCAAAGGCAATTGCTGACTTCCCGTCAAAATAAACATGCCATTCTTTCCAAGAGCATCACTCACAACTTGGACTTCACTTAGCAGTTCCGGACAGCGCTGCACTTCGTCAATAATCAACGG encodes:
- a CDS encoding ATP-binding protein is translated as MIQRDLADTLKQMAAVYPVVTVIGPRQSGKTTLAKNAFPDYAYVNLERQETRQFAKEDPKGFFESNPPPLIIDEVQRCPELLSEVQVVSDALGKNGMFILTGSQQLPLMEGVTQSLAGRTALLTLLPLSLRELSRVGVSKGRDEALLWGGMPRIYDNAIEPGIYCRDYFRTYVERDIRSLMKIKDFDKFEIFVKLLAGRVGQIFNASALAGDVGVTNKTIVEWVNLLEVTNIIFKLRPWYGNLGKRLVKSPKIYFTDTGLVAMLLGIETKEQLSRDPLVGNLFENMVVLEIMKSALNKNAMTEFFYFRTETGLEVDLLFKQGTAWNGVEIKSAATVNSDFFKNMEKLSKLPGFETLSKHLVYSGENIKSYKGVRCWNFRDAGDVC